One Manihot esculenta cultivar AM560-2 chromosome 18, M.esculenta_v8, whole genome shotgun sequence genomic window carries:
- the LOC110607162 gene encoding probable LRR receptor-like serine/threonine-protein kinase At1g06840 isoform X2, with translation MQETRQMAISSIIYIIVMFNNPCCIHNGDLEMFYDSGGFCIPGMSISRTPTYGAILIMWLCWSSVLIEAQDSITDPVEVSALQNIRRSLIDINRNLSNWNRGDPCTSNWTGVLCFNITMDDGYLHVRKLQLLNMNLSGTLSPSLGSLSHLKILDFMWNNISGSIPKEIGKIKSLELLLLNGNQLIGPLPEELGYLPNLDRIQIDQNHISGPIPVSFANLNKTMHFHMNNNSISGQIPPELSRLPNLIHFLLDNNNLSGYLPPQLSELPNLLILQLDNNNFDGATIPDSYGNMTKLLKLDLSINQLNGSLPPERLSGNITTIDLSNNDLAGSIPEYFSGLLHLQRLSVANNSLNGSLPSTLWQSRNLNASERLILDFENNRLESISANGSIILPQNVSLRLQGNPVCSNSNLVQFCGSHNEDLYKQGWTNTTDNCHIQSCPYVYSPTSPVNCFCAAPLYVGYRLKSPGFSNFQPYRDAFEKHLASGLNLELYQLYIENFQWEVGPRLRMQLQLFPIYDASNKSSHVFNTSEVLRIMSKLTGWDIPDNDIFGPYELLYFPLLDPYDNVILPSSSSAGTSKGALAGVILGAIASTAALCVIVSLLLMRVFLRNYHLRDYREISKRRQASKASMKIDGMKDFTYTELALATNKFSSSTQVGQGGYGKVYKGILADGIVVAIKCAQEHSLQGEKEFLTEIEFLSRLHHRNLVSLVGYCDEEGEQMLVYEFMSNGTLRDKLSAKSKEPLSFRLRLRIALGSAKGIFYLHKEANPPIFHRDIKASNILLDSNYNAKVADFGLSRLAPVPDIEGAVPAHVSTVVKGTPGYLDPEYFLTHKLTDKSDVYSLGVVFLELLTGMQPISHGKNIVREVNISYQSGMIFSVIDGRMGSYPSDCADKFFNLAMKCCQDETDSRPSMADVVRELETIWEMMPESDKKTTDEVTTDPEKIVRSLSSVSMVKHPYVSSDVSGSDLESGTIPSIHPR, from the exons ATGCAAGAGACGAGACAGATGGCTATCAGCTCCATCATCTATATCATCGTCATGTTCAACAATCCCTGCTGCATTCATAATGGTGACTTG GAGATGTTTTATGATTCTGGTGGTTTTTGCATTCCTGGGATGTCTATATCAAGAACTCCCACTTATGGAGCTATTTTGATAATGTGGCTGTGTTGGTCTTCTGTGCTCATTGAAGCACAAGATTCCATTACTGATCCTGTGGAAG TGAGTGCACTGCAGAACATCAGGAGGAGTTTGATTGATATCAATAGAAATTTGAGCAATTGGAACCGTGGGGATCCCTGCACATCAAATTGGACAGGAGTTTTGTGCTTCAATATAACAATGGATGATGGCTATCTGCATGTTAGAAAACT GCAACTACTTAATATGAATCTGTCTGGAACTTTATCACCATCACTTGGTAGCTTATCTCATTTGAAAATATT GGATTTTATGTGGAACAACATAAGTGGGAGTATACCCAAGGAGATAGGAAAAATTAAATCCTTGGAACTCTT GCTTTTGAATGGAAACCAATTGATAGGTCCCTTGCCTGAAGAGCTTGGATATCTTCCAAACTTGGACAGAATACAGATTGACCAGAACCATATATCAGGACCAATCCCTGTGTCATTTGCAAACCTAAACAAAACGATGCACTT TCATATGAACAACAATTCAATTAGTGGGCAGATCCCACCGGAACTATCCAGATTACCAAATCTTATTCACTT CCTTCTAGACAACAACAACTTATCTGGATATCTTCCACCACAGCTCTCTGAATTACCAAACTTACTGATACT TCAACTTGATAACAACAACTTTGATGGGGCGACAATTCCTGATTCTTATGGCAACATGACTAAACTGTTGAAATT AGACCTCAGTATAAACCAGCTAAATGGATCCTTACCTCCTGAAAGGCTTTCTGGGAATATTACAACCAT TGATCTATCCAACAATGATCTTGCTGGAAGTATCCCAGAATACTTTTCAGGCCTGCTTCATCTTCAGAGACT GTCAGTTGCAAACAATTCACTGAATGGCTCCCTTCCATCTACCCTTTGGCAAAGTCGGAATCTGAATGCATCTGAAAGACTCATCTT GGATTTTGAGAACAATAGACTGGAAAGCATTTCTGCCAATGGCAGTATTATTCTCCCTCAGAATGTTTCACTCAG GCTTCAAGGCAACCCTGTATGTTCAAATTCCAACCTGGTCCAATTTTGTGGATCTCACAATGAGGATCTTTACAAGCAGGGTTGGACAAATACTACCGATAACTGTCACATTCAATCATGTCCTTATGTATATTCCCCAACATCTCCTGTAAATTGTTTTTGTGCTGCCCCTCTTTATGTTGGATATCGATTGAAAAGTCCTGGATTCTCCAATTTTCAACCCTACAGAGATGCATTTGAAAAGCATTTGGCATCAGGTCTCAACTTGGAACTTTATCAACTATacattgaaaattttcaatggGAAGTAGGACCTAGATTGCGAATGCAGTTGCAGCTATTTCCTATCTATGATGCTAGCAACAAGAGTTCTCATGTGTTTAATACAAGTGAGGTTCTGCGTATCATGAGCAAGTTAACTGGATGGGACATTCCTGATAATGATATATTTGGACCTTATGAACTTCTATACTTCCCTCTGTTGGACCCTTACGATAATG TGATTCTTCCGTCGTCATCATCAGCTGGTACAAGCAAGGGTGCTTTGGCTGGCGTAATACTGGGTGCCATTGCCAGTACAGCTGCATTGTGTGTAATTGTTTCACTTCTTCTCATGAGGGTCTTTTTGAGGAACTACCATTTGAGGGACTATCGTGAAATTTCAAAAAGACGTCAGG CATCTAAAGCCTCAATGAAAATTGATGGCATGAAGGATTTTACTTATACTGAACTGGCTTTGGCTACCAACAAGTTTAGTAGCTCCACTCAAGTTGGTCAAGGAGGATATGGAAAAGTTTATAAAGGCATTCTGGCAGACGGCATAGTTGTGGCCATCAAATGTGCTCAGGAGCATTCTCTACAGGGTGAAAAGGAGTTCTTAACAGAAATAGAATTCTTGTCAAGGCTACATCATAGGAATCTCGTTTCTTTGGTTGGATATTGTGATGAAGAAGGTGAACAG ATGttggtttatgagtttatgtcaAATGGCACTCTTAGAGATAAACTTTCTG CCAAGTCTAAAGAACCCCTGAGTTTTAGATTGAGATTGAGAATTGCCTTAGGTTCAGCGAAAGGCATCTTCTACCTGCATAAGGAAGCTAATCCTCCAATTTTCCACCGAGATATCAAGGCAAGCAACATATTGCTGGACTCCAATTATAATGCAAAGGTTGCTGATTTTGGACTTTCAAGACTCGCCCCAGTTCCAGATATTGAAGGGGCTGTGCCAGCTCATGTGTCCACAGTTGTAAAGGGTACTCCG GGTTACCTAGATCCAGAGTATTTTCTAACACATAAATTGACAGATAAGAGTGATGTTTATAGCCTTGGTGTCGTATTTCTGGAGCTGTTGACGGGGATGCAACCAATCTCACATGGCAAAAACATTGTCCGAGAG GTCAATATTTCATACCAATCTGGTATGATATTCTCAGTTATTGATGGACGTATGGGTTCTTATCCTTCTGATTGTGCGGATAAGTTTTTTAATTTAGCCATGAAGTGTTGCCAGGATGAGACAGACTCAAGACCATCAATGGCTGATGTGGTCCGAGAACTTGAAACCATATGGGAGATGATGCCAGAATCTGATAAGAAAACAACAGATGAAGTGACCACTGACCCTGAAAAGATAGTGCGTTCACTATCTTCAGTGTCCATGGTGAAGCATCCTTACGTGTCATCCGATGTTTCTGGCAGTGACCTTGAAAGTGGAACTATTCCTAGTATCCATCCGAGATAA
- the LOC110607162 gene encoding probable LRR receptor-like serine/threonine-protein kinase At1g06840 isoform X3 — protein MFYDSGGFCIPGMSISRTPTYGAILIMWLCWSSVLIEAQDSITDPVEVSALQNIRRSLIDINRNLSNWNRGDPCTSNWTGVLCFNITMDDGYLHVRKLQLLNMNLSGTLSPSLGSLSHLKILDFMWNNISGSIPKEIGKIKSLELLLLNGNQLIGPLPEELGYLPNLDRIQIDQNHISGPIPVSFANLNKTMHFHMNNNSISGQIPPELSRLPNLIHFLLDNNNLSGYLPPQLSELPNLLILQLDNNNFDGATIPDSYGNMTKLLKLSLRNCSLKGPIPDLSRISNLGYLDLSINQLNGSLPPERLSGNITTIDLSNNDLAGSIPEYFSGLLHLQRLSVANNSLNGSLPSTLWQSRNLNASERLILDFENNRLESISANGSIILPQNVSLRLQGNPVCSNSNLVQFCGSHNEDLYKQGWTNTTDNCHIQSCPYVYSPTSPVNCFCAAPLYVGYRLKSPGFSNFQPYRDAFEKHLASGLNLELYQLYIENFQWEVGPRLRMQLQLFPIYDASNKSSHVFNTSEVLRIMSKLTGWDIPDNDIFGPYELLYFPLLDPYDNVILPSSSSAGTSKGALAGVILGAIASTAALCVIVSLLLMRVFLRNYHLRDYREISKRRQASKASMKIDGMKDFTYTELALATNKFSSSTQVGQGGYGKVYKGILADGIVVAIKCAQEHSLQGEKEFLTEIEFLSRLHHRNLVSLVGYCDEEGEQMLVYEFMSNGTLRDKLSAKSKEPLSFRLRLRIALGSAKGIFYLHKEANPPIFHRDIKASNILLDSNYNAKVADFGLSRLAPVPDIEGAVPAHVSTVVKGTPGYLDPEYFLTHKLTDKSDVYSLGVVFLELLTGMQPISHGKNIVREVNISYQSGMIFSVIDGRMGSYPSDCADKFFNLAMKCCQDETDSRPSMADVVRELETIWEMMPESDKKTTDEVTTDPEKIVRSLSSVSMVKHPYVSSDVSGSDLESGTIPSIHPR, from the exons ATGTTTTATGATTCTGGTGGTTTTTGCATTCCTGGGATGTCTATATCAAGAACTCCCACTTATGGAGCTATTTTGATAATGTGGCTGTGTTGGTCTTCTGTGCTCATTGAAGCACAAGATTCCATTACTGATCCTGTGGAAG TGAGTGCACTGCAGAACATCAGGAGGAGTTTGATTGATATCAATAGAAATTTGAGCAATTGGAACCGTGGGGATCCCTGCACATCAAATTGGACAGGAGTTTTGTGCTTCAATATAACAATGGATGATGGCTATCTGCATGTTAGAAAACT GCAACTACTTAATATGAATCTGTCTGGAACTTTATCACCATCACTTGGTAGCTTATCTCATTTGAAAATATT GGATTTTATGTGGAACAACATAAGTGGGAGTATACCCAAGGAGATAGGAAAAATTAAATCCTTGGAACTCTT GCTTTTGAATGGAAACCAATTGATAGGTCCCTTGCCTGAAGAGCTTGGATATCTTCCAAACTTGGACAGAATACAGATTGACCAGAACCATATATCAGGACCAATCCCTGTGTCATTTGCAAACCTAAACAAAACGATGCACTT TCATATGAACAACAATTCAATTAGTGGGCAGATCCCACCGGAACTATCCAGATTACCAAATCTTATTCACTT CCTTCTAGACAACAACAACTTATCTGGATATCTTCCACCACAGCTCTCTGAATTACCAAACTTACTGATACT TCAACTTGATAACAACAACTTTGATGGGGCGACAATTCCTGATTCTTATGGCAACATGACTAAACTGTTGAAATT GAGTCTCAGAAACTGTAGTTTGAAAGGTCCAATACCTGATCTGAGCAGGATATCAAACCTTGGTTATCT AGACCTCAGTATAAACCAGCTAAATGGATCCTTACCTCCTGAAAGGCTTTCTGGGAATATTACAACCAT TGATCTATCCAACAATGATCTTGCTGGAAGTATCCCAGAATACTTTTCAGGCCTGCTTCATCTTCAGAGACT GTCAGTTGCAAACAATTCACTGAATGGCTCCCTTCCATCTACCCTTTGGCAAAGTCGGAATCTGAATGCATCTGAAAGACTCATCTT GGATTTTGAGAACAATAGACTGGAAAGCATTTCTGCCAATGGCAGTATTATTCTCCCTCAGAATGTTTCACTCAG GCTTCAAGGCAACCCTGTATGTTCAAATTCCAACCTGGTCCAATTTTGTGGATCTCACAATGAGGATCTTTACAAGCAGGGTTGGACAAATACTACCGATAACTGTCACATTCAATCATGTCCTTATGTATATTCCCCAACATCTCCTGTAAATTGTTTTTGTGCTGCCCCTCTTTATGTTGGATATCGATTGAAAAGTCCTGGATTCTCCAATTTTCAACCCTACAGAGATGCATTTGAAAAGCATTTGGCATCAGGTCTCAACTTGGAACTTTATCAACTATacattgaaaattttcaatggGAAGTAGGACCTAGATTGCGAATGCAGTTGCAGCTATTTCCTATCTATGATGCTAGCAACAAGAGTTCTCATGTGTTTAATACAAGTGAGGTTCTGCGTATCATGAGCAAGTTAACTGGATGGGACATTCCTGATAATGATATATTTGGACCTTATGAACTTCTATACTTCCCTCTGTTGGACCCTTACGATAATG TGATTCTTCCGTCGTCATCATCAGCTGGTACAAGCAAGGGTGCTTTGGCTGGCGTAATACTGGGTGCCATTGCCAGTACAGCTGCATTGTGTGTAATTGTTTCACTTCTTCTCATGAGGGTCTTTTTGAGGAACTACCATTTGAGGGACTATCGTGAAATTTCAAAAAGACGTCAGG CATCTAAAGCCTCAATGAAAATTGATGGCATGAAGGATTTTACTTATACTGAACTGGCTTTGGCTACCAACAAGTTTAGTAGCTCCACTCAAGTTGGTCAAGGAGGATATGGAAAAGTTTATAAAGGCATTCTGGCAGACGGCATAGTTGTGGCCATCAAATGTGCTCAGGAGCATTCTCTACAGGGTGAAAAGGAGTTCTTAACAGAAATAGAATTCTTGTCAAGGCTACATCATAGGAATCTCGTTTCTTTGGTTGGATATTGTGATGAAGAAGGTGAACAG ATGttggtttatgagtttatgtcaAATGGCACTCTTAGAGATAAACTTTCTG CCAAGTCTAAAGAACCCCTGAGTTTTAGATTGAGATTGAGAATTGCCTTAGGTTCAGCGAAAGGCATCTTCTACCTGCATAAGGAAGCTAATCCTCCAATTTTCCACCGAGATATCAAGGCAAGCAACATATTGCTGGACTCCAATTATAATGCAAAGGTTGCTGATTTTGGACTTTCAAGACTCGCCCCAGTTCCAGATATTGAAGGGGCTGTGCCAGCTCATGTGTCCACAGTTGTAAAGGGTACTCCG GGTTACCTAGATCCAGAGTATTTTCTAACACATAAATTGACAGATAAGAGTGATGTTTATAGCCTTGGTGTCGTATTTCTGGAGCTGTTGACGGGGATGCAACCAATCTCACATGGCAAAAACATTGTCCGAGAG GTCAATATTTCATACCAATCTGGTATGATATTCTCAGTTATTGATGGACGTATGGGTTCTTATCCTTCTGATTGTGCGGATAAGTTTTTTAATTTAGCCATGAAGTGTTGCCAGGATGAGACAGACTCAAGACCATCAATGGCTGATGTGGTCCGAGAACTTGAAACCATATGGGAGATGATGCCAGAATCTGATAAGAAAACAACAGATGAAGTGACCACTGACCCTGAAAAGATAGTGCGTTCACTATCTTCAGTGTCCATGGTGAAGCATCCTTACGTGTCATCCGATGTTTCTGGCAGTGACCTTGAAAGTGGAACTATTCCTAGTATCCATCCGAGATAA
- the LOC110607162 gene encoding probable LRR receptor-like serine/threonine-protein kinase At1g06840 isoform X1, which produces MQETRQMAISSIIYIIVMFNNPCCIHNGDLEMFYDSGGFCIPGMSISRTPTYGAILIMWLCWSSVLIEAQDSITDPVEVSALQNIRRSLIDINRNLSNWNRGDPCTSNWTGVLCFNITMDDGYLHVRKLQLLNMNLSGTLSPSLGSLSHLKILDFMWNNISGSIPKEIGKIKSLELLLLNGNQLIGPLPEELGYLPNLDRIQIDQNHISGPIPVSFANLNKTMHFHMNNNSISGQIPPELSRLPNLIHFLLDNNNLSGYLPPQLSELPNLLILQLDNNNFDGATIPDSYGNMTKLLKLSLRNCSLKGPIPDLSRISNLGYLDLSINQLNGSLPPERLSGNITTIDLSNNDLAGSIPEYFSGLLHLQRLSVANNSLNGSLPSTLWQSRNLNASERLILDFENNRLESISANGSIILPQNVSLRLQGNPVCSNSNLVQFCGSHNEDLYKQGWTNTTDNCHIQSCPYVYSPTSPVNCFCAAPLYVGYRLKSPGFSNFQPYRDAFEKHLASGLNLELYQLYIENFQWEVGPRLRMQLQLFPIYDASNKSSHVFNTSEVLRIMSKLTGWDIPDNDIFGPYELLYFPLLDPYDNVILPSSSSAGTSKGALAGVILGAIASTAALCVIVSLLLMRVFLRNYHLRDYREISKRRQASKASMKIDGMKDFTYTELALATNKFSSSTQVGQGGYGKVYKGILADGIVVAIKCAQEHSLQGEKEFLTEIEFLSRLHHRNLVSLVGYCDEEGEQMLVYEFMSNGTLRDKLSAKSKEPLSFRLRLRIALGSAKGIFYLHKEANPPIFHRDIKASNILLDSNYNAKVADFGLSRLAPVPDIEGAVPAHVSTVVKGTPGYLDPEYFLTHKLTDKSDVYSLGVVFLELLTGMQPISHGKNIVREVNISYQSGMIFSVIDGRMGSYPSDCADKFFNLAMKCCQDETDSRPSMADVVRELETIWEMMPESDKKTTDEVTTDPEKIVRSLSSVSMVKHPYVSSDVSGSDLESGTIPSIHPR; this is translated from the exons ATGCAAGAGACGAGACAGATGGCTATCAGCTCCATCATCTATATCATCGTCATGTTCAACAATCCCTGCTGCATTCATAATGGTGACTTG GAGATGTTTTATGATTCTGGTGGTTTTTGCATTCCTGGGATGTCTATATCAAGAACTCCCACTTATGGAGCTATTTTGATAATGTGGCTGTGTTGGTCTTCTGTGCTCATTGAAGCACAAGATTCCATTACTGATCCTGTGGAAG TGAGTGCACTGCAGAACATCAGGAGGAGTTTGATTGATATCAATAGAAATTTGAGCAATTGGAACCGTGGGGATCCCTGCACATCAAATTGGACAGGAGTTTTGTGCTTCAATATAACAATGGATGATGGCTATCTGCATGTTAGAAAACT GCAACTACTTAATATGAATCTGTCTGGAACTTTATCACCATCACTTGGTAGCTTATCTCATTTGAAAATATT GGATTTTATGTGGAACAACATAAGTGGGAGTATACCCAAGGAGATAGGAAAAATTAAATCCTTGGAACTCTT GCTTTTGAATGGAAACCAATTGATAGGTCCCTTGCCTGAAGAGCTTGGATATCTTCCAAACTTGGACAGAATACAGATTGACCAGAACCATATATCAGGACCAATCCCTGTGTCATTTGCAAACCTAAACAAAACGATGCACTT TCATATGAACAACAATTCAATTAGTGGGCAGATCCCACCGGAACTATCCAGATTACCAAATCTTATTCACTT CCTTCTAGACAACAACAACTTATCTGGATATCTTCCACCACAGCTCTCTGAATTACCAAACTTACTGATACT TCAACTTGATAACAACAACTTTGATGGGGCGACAATTCCTGATTCTTATGGCAACATGACTAAACTGTTGAAATT GAGTCTCAGAAACTGTAGTTTGAAAGGTCCAATACCTGATCTGAGCAGGATATCAAACCTTGGTTATCT AGACCTCAGTATAAACCAGCTAAATGGATCCTTACCTCCTGAAAGGCTTTCTGGGAATATTACAACCAT TGATCTATCCAACAATGATCTTGCTGGAAGTATCCCAGAATACTTTTCAGGCCTGCTTCATCTTCAGAGACT GTCAGTTGCAAACAATTCACTGAATGGCTCCCTTCCATCTACCCTTTGGCAAAGTCGGAATCTGAATGCATCTGAAAGACTCATCTT GGATTTTGAGAACAATAGACTGGAAAGCATTTCTGCCAATGGCAGTATTATTCTCCCTCAGAATGTTTCACTCAG GCTTCAAGGCAACCCTGTATGTTCAAATTCCAACCTGGTCCAATTTTGTGGATCTCACAATGAGGATCTTTACAAGCAGGGTTGGACAAATACTACCGATAACTGTCACATTCAATCATGTCCTTATGTATATTCCCCAACATCTCCTGTAAATTGTTTTTGTGCTGCCCCTCTTTATGTTGGATATCGATTGAAAAGTCCTGGATTCTCCAATTTTCAACCCTACAGAGATGCATTTGAAAAGCATTTGGCATCAGGTCTCAACTTGGAACTTTATCAACTATacattgaaaattttcaatggGAAGTAGGACCTAGATTGCGAATGCAGTTGCAGCTATTTCCTATCTATGATGCTAGCAACAAGAGTTCTCATGTGTTTAATACAAGTGAGGTTCTGCGTATCATGAGCAAGTTAACTGGATGGGACATTCCTGATAATGATATATTTGGACCTTATGAACTTCTATACTTCCCTCTGTTGGACCCTTACGATAATG TGATTCTTCCGTCGTCATCATCAGCTGGTACAAGCAAGGGTGCTTTGGCTGGCGTAATACTGGGTGCCATTGCCAGTACAGCTGCATTGTGTGTAATTGTTTCACTTCTTCTCATGAGGGTCTTTTTGAGGAACTACCATTTGAGGGACTATCGTGAAATTTCAAAAAGACGTCAGG CATCTAAAGCCTCAATGAAAATTGATGGCATGAAGGATTTTACTTATACTGAACTGGCTTTGGCTACCAACAAGTTTAGTAGCTCCACTCAAGTTGGTCAAGGAGGATATGGAAAAGTTTATAAAGGCATTCTGGCAGACGGCATAGTTGTGGCCATCAAATGTGCTCAGGAGCATTCTCTACAGGGTGAAAAGGAGTTCTTAACAGAAATAGAATTCTTGTCAAGGCTACATCATAGGAATCTCGTTTCTTTGGTTGGATATTGTGATGAAGAAGGTGAACAG ATGttggtttatgagtttatgtcaAATGGCACTCTTAGAGATAAACTTTCTG CCAAGTCTAAAGAACCCCTGAGTTTTAGATTGAGATTGAGAATTGCCTTAGGTTCAGCGAAAGGCATCTTCTACCTGCATAAGGAAGCTAATCCTCCAATTTTCCACCGAGATATCAAGGCAAGCAACATATTGCTGGACTCCAATTATAATGCAAAGGTTGCTGATTTTGGACTTTCAAGACTCGCCCCAGTTCCAGATATTGAAGGGGCTGTGCCAGCTCATGTGTCCACAGTTGTAAAGGGTACTCCG GGTTACCTAGATCCAGAGTATTTTCTAACACATAAATTGACAGATAAGAGTGATGTTTATAGCCTTGGTGTCGTATTTCTGGAGCTGTTGACGGGGATGCAACCAATCTCACATGGCAAAAACATTGTCCGAGAG GTCAATATTTCATACCAATCTGGTATGATATTCTCAGTTATTGATGGACGTATGGGTTCTTATCCTTCTGATTGTGCGGATAAGTTTTTTAATTTAGCCATGAAGTGTTGCCAGGATGAGACAGACTCAAGACCATCAATGGCTGATGTGGTCCGAGAACTTGAAACCATATGGGAGATGATGCCAGAATCTGATAAGAAAACAACAGATGAAGTGACCACTGACCCTGAAAAGATAGTGCGTTCACTATCTTCAGTGTCCATGGTGAAGCATCCTTACGTGTCATCCGATGTTTCTGGCAGTGACCTTGAAAGTGGAACTATTCCTAGTATCCATCCGAGATAA